From a region of the Mycobacterium intracellulare ATCC 13950 genome:
- a CDS encoding 4-(cytidine 5'-diphospho)-2-C-methyl-D-erythritol kinase has product MSASDGNTAAAWVPTGSVTVRVPGKVNLYLAVGDRREDGYHELTTIFQAVSLLDEVTVRNADVLSLQIVGEGADKLPTDERNLAWQAAELMAEHVGRAPDVSIMIDKSIPVAGGMAGGSADAAAVLVAMNSLWELNVPRRDLRMLAARLGSDVPFALHGGTALGTGRGEELATVLSRNTFHWVLAFADSELLTPAVFTELDRLREAGDPPRLPAPGPVLAALAAGDAEQLAPLLGNEMQAAAVSLNPGLRRTLRAGVDAGALAGIVSGSGPTCAFLCPSAAAAVDVGTEVSGAGVCRTVRVASGPVVGARVVPAPTEV; this is encoded by the coding sequence GTGTCCGCGTCTGACGGCAATACCGCTGCGGCTTGGGTGCCCACCGGGTCGGTCACCGTTCGGGTGCCCGGAAAAGTCAACCTCTACCTGGCGGTCGGTGACCGCCGCGAGGACGGCTATCACGAGCTGACGACGATATTTCAGGCCGTCTCGCTGCTCGACGAGGTGACCGTGCGCAATGCCGATGTGCTCTCACTGCAGATCGTCGGCGAGGGCGCCGACAAACTGCCCACCGATGAACGCAACCTCGCCTGGCAGGCGGCGGAACTGATGGCCGAACACGTCGGCCGGGCACCGGACGTGTCGATCATGATCGACAAGTCGATACCGGTGGCCGGCGGCATGGCCGGCGGCAGCGCCGACGCGGCGGCGGTGCTGGTCGCCATGAACTCCCTGTGGGAACTCAACGTGCCCCGCCGCGACCTGCGCATGCTCGCCGCGCGGCTGGGCAGCGACGTGCCGTTCGCGCTGCACGGCGGCACCGCGTTGGGCACCGGGCGGGGTGAGGAGCTGGCGACGGTGTTGTCGCGCAACACCTTCCACTGGGTTTTGGCGTTCGCCGACAGCGAGCTGCTCACGCCGGCCGTCTTCACCGAACTGGACCGGCTCCGGGAGGCGGGGGACCCGCCGCGGCTGCCCGCGCCCGGGCCGGTGCTGGCCGCCCTGGCCGCCGGCGATGCCGAGCAGCTGGCCCCGCTGCTGGGCAACGAGATGCAGGCGGCCGCGGTCAGTCTGAATCCCGGTCTGCGGCGCACGTTGCGGGCCGGCGTGGACGCCGGCGCGCTGGCGGGCATCGTCTCCGGCTCGGGCCCGACGTGTGCCTTCTTGTGCCCCTCGGCCGCCGCGGCGGTCGACGTCGGCACCGAGGTGTCCGGAGCGGGGGTGTGCCGCACGGTGCGGGTCGCCAGCGGGCCGGTGGTCGGGGCGCGGGTGGTCCCCGCGCCCACCGAGGTGTGA
- the pth gene encoding aminoacyl-tRNA hydrolase, with amino-acid sequence MAEPLLVVGLGNPGDNYARTRHNVGFMVADLLAARMGSKFKAHKRSGAEIVSGRLVGHSVVVAKPRCYMNESGRQVGPLAKFYSVTPGDIIVIHDDLDLDFGRIRLKIGGGEGGHNGLRSLANALGSKDFQRVRIGIGRPPGRKDPAAFVLENFNAAERTEVPTICEQAADATELLIELGLEPAQNRVHAW; translated from the coding sequence ATGGCCGAGCCGTTGCTGGTGGTCGGCCTGGGCAATCCCGGAGACAACTACGCCCGCACCCGACACAATGTCGGGTTCATGGTCGCCGACCTGCTCGCGGCACGGATGGGATCGAAGTTCAAGGCGCACAAGCGTTCCGGCGCCGAAATCGTCAGCGGCCGCCTCGTCGGGCACTCGGTGGTGGTGGCCAAGCCGCGCTGCTACATGAACGAATCCGGCCGCCAGGTCGGCCCGCTGGCGAAGTTCTACTCGGTGACGCCGGGCGACATCATCGTCATCCACGACGATCTCGACTTGGACTTTGGCCGCATCCGGCTCAAGATCGGCGGCGGCGAAGGCGGCCACAACGGGCTGCGTTCGTTGGCTAACGCCCTGGGCAGCAAGGACTTTCAGCGGGTCCGCATCGGCATCGGCCGTCCGCCGGGACGCAAAGATCCGGCGGCGTTCGTGCTGGAAAACTTCAATGCCGCCGAGCGCACCGAAGTCCCCACGATCTGCGAACAGGCCGCGGACGCAACCGAATTGCTGATCGAACTGGGGTTAGAGCCCGCGCAGAACCGCGTCCACGCCTGGTAA
- a CDS encoding 50S ribosomal protein L25/general stress protein Ctc, with the protein MAAKTLNQLKVTVRAETGKGASRRARRDGKIPAVLYGHGADPQHLELPGHDFAAVLRHAGTNAVLTLDIEGKEQLALTKSLDIHPIRRTIQHADLLVVRRGEKVVVEVRVVIEGDAAPGTLVTQETSTIEVEADAMSIPEQLTVSVEDTEPGTQFTAGQISLPKGVNLISDPEMLVVNVVNAPTAEELAEEGAGEVTEEAAPAEGEAEEAGEEEASEAESE; encoded by the coding sequence ATGGCTGCCAAAACCCTCAACCAGCTCAAGGTCACGGTGCGCGCCGAGACCGGCAAGGGTGCGTCCCGGCGAGCACGCCGCGACGGCAAGATCCCGGCCGTCCTCTACGGCCACGGCGCCGACCCTCAGCACCTCGAACTGCCCGGCCATGACTTCGCGGCCGTGCTGCGGCACGCCGGCACCAACGCGGTGCTGACCCTCGACATCGAGGGCAAGGAGCAGCTGGCGCTGACCAAGTCGCTCGACATCCACCCCATCCGCCGCACCATTCAGCACGCCGACCTGCTGGTCGTGCGGCGCGGCGAGAAGGTCGTCGTCGAGGTCCGCGTCGTCATCGAGGGCGACGCCGCGCCCGGCACGCTGGTGACCCAGGAAACCAGCACCATCGAGGTCGAGGCCGACGCCATGTCGATCCCCGAGCAGCTGACGGTGTCGGTCGAGGACACCGAGCCCGGCACCCAGTTCACCGCCGGACAGATCTCCCTACCCAAGGGCGTCAACCTGATCTCCGACCCGGAAATGCTTGTGGTCAACGTGGTTAACGCGCCGACGGCCGAGGAGCTGGCCGAAGAGGGCGCGGGCGAGGTCACCGAGGAGGCCGCGCCGGCCGAGGGCGAAGCCGAAGAGGCCGGCGAAGAAGAGGCCTCCGAAGCCGAGTCCGAGTAG
- a CDS encoding oxidoreductase, producing MTNWTAADLPSFAERTVIITGANSGLGAVTARELARRGATIVMAVRDIRKGETAARTMAGQVEVRELDLQDLSSVRRFADGVGTADVLINNAGIMAAPFSLTVDGFESQIGTNHLGHFALTNLLLPKLSDRVVTVSSMAHWPGRIRLDDLNWQARRYSPWLAYSQSKLANLLFTSELQRRLAAAGSPLRAIAVHPGYSHTNLQGASGRKLGDALMSAATRVVATDADFGARQTLYAASQDLPGDTFVGPRFGYLGRTQPVGRSRRAKDAAMAAELWALSEQLTKTQFPL from the coding sequence ATGACGAACTGGACCGCCGCAGACCTTCCGTCGTTCGCCGAACGAACCGTCATCATCACCGGTGCCAACAGCGGGTTGGGCGCCGTGACCGCACGCGAACTGGCGCGCCGCGGGGCCACGATCGTCATGGCCGTGCGCGACATCCGCAAGGGCGAGACCGCCGCCCGGACCATGGCCGGCCAGGTCGAGGTGCGTGAACTCGACCTACAGGACCTGTCGTCGGTGCGCCGGTTCGCCGACGGGGTGGGCACCGCCGACGTGCTGATCAACAACGCCGGCATCATGGCGGCCCCGTTCTCCTTGACCGTCGACGGCTTCGAGAGCCAGATCGGCACCAACCACCTGGGCCATTTCGCACTGACGAACCTGCTGCTGCCCAAGCTGAGCGACCGGGTGGTGACCGTGTCGTCGATGGCGCACTGGCCGGGACGCATCAGGCTCGACGACCTGAACTGGCAGGCGCGCCGGTACTCGCCGTGGCTGGCCTACAGCCAGTCCAAGCTCGCCAATCTGCTGTTCACCAGCGAGTTACAGCGACGCCTGGCCGCGGCCGGATCCCCGCTGCGCGCGATCGCGGTCCATCCCGGCTACTCGCACACCAACCTGCAGGGCGCCTCGGGCCGCAAGTTGGGTGACGCGCTGATGTCGGCCGCGACCCGGGTGGTCGCCACCGACGCCGATTTCGGCGCGCGGCAGACCCTGTACGCGGCGTCGCAGGATTTGCCCGGCGACACCTTCGTCGGCCCGCGATTCGGCTATCTGGGCCGCACCCAACCGGTGGGGCGGAGCCGGCGGGCCAAGGACGCGGCCATGGCCGCCGAGCTGTGGGCGCTGTCCGAGCAGCTCACGAAGACGCAATTCCCCCTCTGA
- a CDS encoding fatty acyl-AMP ligase, translating into MSRFTEKMYRNARSVTTGMVTGEPHEPVRHTWGEVHERARRIAGGLAAAGIGPGDAVGVLAGFPVEIAPTAQGLWMRGASLTMLHQPTPRTDLAVWAEDTMNVIGMIEAKAVVVSEPFLVAIPVLEEKGIKVVTVADLLTAEPIDPVEVGEDALALMQLTSGSTGSPKAVQITHRNIYSNAEAMFIGAQYDVDKDVMVSWLPCFHDMGMVGFLTIPMYFGAELVKVTPMDFLRDTLLWAKLIDKYKGTMTAAPNFAYALLAKRLRRQAKPGDFDLSTLRFALSGAEPVEPADVEDLLDAGKPFGLNASAILPAYGMAETTLAVSFSECNAGLVVDEVDADLLAALRRAVPATKGNTRRLATLGPLLQDLEARIIDENGDVMPPRGVGVIELRGESLTPGYLTMGGFISAQDENGWYDTGDLGYLTEEGHVVVCGRVKDVIIMAGRNIYPTDIERAACRVEGVRPGCAVAVRLDAGHSRETFAVAVESNAFQDQAEVRRIEHQVAREVVAEVDVRPRNVVVLGPGTIPKTPSGKLRRSNSVTLVT; encoded by the coding sequence GTGAGCAGGTTTACCGAGAAGATGTACCGCAATGCCCGGTCCGTGACGACGGGCATGGTTACCGGTGAACCCCACGAACCAGTCCGCCACACCTGGGGCGAGGTCCACGAGCGCGCGCGTCGTATCGCGGGTGGCCTGGCCGCCGCGGGCATCGGGCCCGGCGACGCGGTCGGCGTGCTCGCCGGCTTCCCGGTGGAGATCGCGCCGACGGCGCAGGGCCTGTGGATGCGCGGCGCCAGCCTGACCATGCTGCACCAGCCCACACCGCGCACCGACCTGGCCGTGTGGGCCGAGGACACCATGAACGTCATCGGCATGATCGAGGCGAAGGCCGTTGTCGTGTCGGAGCCGTTCCTGGTGGCCATCCCGGTGCTCGAGGAGAAGGGCATCAAGGTCGTCACGGTGGCCGACCTGCTCACGGCGGAGCCGATCGACCCCGTCGAGGTCGGCGAGGACGCGCTGGCGCTGATGCAGCTGACGTCCGGCTCGACCGGTTCCCCCAAGGCGGTGCAGATCACCCACCGCAACATCTACTCCAACGCCGAGGCGATGTTCATCGGCGCCCAGTACGACGTCGACAAGGACGTCATGGTGAGCTGGCTGCCCTGCTTCCACGACATGGGCATGGTCGGCTTCCTCACCATCCCGATGTACTTCGGCGCCGAGCTGGTCAAGGTCACCCCGATGGACTTCCTGCGCGACACGCTGCTGTGGGCCAAGCTCATCGACAAGTACAAGGGCACCATGACCGCGGCGCCCAACTTCGCCTACGCGCTGCTGGCCAAGCGGCTGCGCCGGCAGGCCAAGCCCGGCGATTTCGACCTGTCGACGCTGCGCTTCGCGCTGTCCGGCGCCGAGCCCGTCGAACCCGCCGACGTCGAGGACCTGCTCGATGCCGGCAAGCCGTTCGGCCTGAATGCGTCGGCGATCCTGCCGGCCTACGGCATGGCCGAAACCACGCTGGCCGTGTCGTTCTCGGAGTGCAACGCCGGTCTGGTCGTCGACGAGGTCGACGCCGACCTGCTGGCCGCCCTGCGTCGTGCCGTGCCGGCCACCAAGGGCAACACCCGCAGGCTGGCTACGCTCGGTCCGCTGCTGCAGGATCTCGAGGCGCGCATCATCGACGAGAACGGCGATGTGATGCCGCCCCGCGGGGTCGGCGTCATCGAGCTGCGCGGCGAGTCGCTGACGCCCGGCTACCTGACCATGGGCGGCTTCATCTCGGCCCAGGACGAGAACGGCTGGTATGACACCGGCGACCTCGGCTACCTGACCGAGGAGGGCCACGTGGTGGTGTGCGGCCGCGTCAAGGACGTCATCATCATGGCCGGCCGCAACATCTATCCGACCGACATCGAGCGCGCCGCCTGCCGCGTCGAGGGGGTGCGGCCCGGCTGCGCCGTCGCGGTGCGCCTGGACGCCGGCCACTCCCGCGAGACGTTCGCCGTGGCCGTGGAGTCCAACGCTTTCCAGGACCAGGCCGAGGTGCGTCGCATCGAGCACCAGGTCGCCCGCGAGGTGGTGGCGGAGGTCGACGTGCGGCCGCGCAACGTGGTGGTGCTCGGTCCCGGGACCATTCCGAAGACGCCGTCGGGCAAGTTGCGCCGATCCAACTCGGTCACCCTGGTCACCTAG
- a CDS encoding cytochrome P450, with the protein MTTLISGCPNVFDAGLPVIAYDHLTDPDAAHRVIDDARELSPIAVGPHGPEVLSYELVRTVLRDSRFVTAHGLGLGLQGVTSGPLWDRAISNILGLDGAAHHRLRRLVSKAFAPRGAERLRALVIQIIDGLVDPLAEAGHCDVVADIARRYPTPVICALLGAPPEDWHLFSDWTDDIKKIFDWNVAEDGPAILAAWDQLDAYLEELIARRRASLSDDLISELIRSEDDGDRLTHDELLMLCATLLGAGTDTTRNQLAAAVQVLADQPDQWALLAQHPELAANAVHELMRYYPIVFGTIRETVEDVELAGVCIPAGTLVLANTAAANRDASVYDRPDRVDITREDPPAMLTFGGGVHFCLGAHLARLELTEALRVITRRMPNPRRTGPAPWKAISGITGPTTLPLAFDVGTVQP; encoded by the coding sequence ATGACCACTCTCATCAGCGGATGCCCGAACGTTTTCGACGCCGGCCTACCCGTCATTGCCTATGATCACCTCACCGATCCCGACGCGGCGCACCGCGTCATCGACGACGCCCGCGAGCTGTCACCGATCGCCGTCGGCCCGCACGGACCGGAGGTGTTGAGTTACGAGCTGGTCCGGACGGTGTTGCGCGACAGCCGATTCGTCACCGCGCACGGCCTCGGGCTCGGCCTGCAAGGCGTTACCTCCGGCCCGCTGTGGGACAGGGCCATCAGCAACATCCTCGGACTCGACGGCGCCGCACATCACCGGCTGCGCCGCCTGGTGTCGAAGGCCTTCGCACCGCGGGGCGCGGAGCGGCTGCGCGCCCTCGTCATCCAGATCATCGACGGCCTGGTCGACCCGCTCGCCGAGGCGGGGCACTGCGACGTCGTCGCCGACATCGCTCGCCGCTACCCGACGCCGGTCATCTGCGCGTTGCTGGGTGCGCCGCCGGAGGATTGGCACCTGTTCAGCGACTGGACCGATGACATCAAGAAGATCTTCGATTGGAACGTCGCCGAAGACGGCCCGGCGATCCTGGCCGCGTGGGATCAACTCGACGCCTACCTCGAGGAGTTGATCGCGCGGCGGCGCGCGTCGCTGTCCGACGACCTGATTTCGGAGCTCATCCGGAGCGAAGACGATGGAGACCGGCTCACCCACGACGAACTGCTCATGCTGTGCGCGACGCTGCTCGGTGCCGGAACCGACACCACCCGCAACCAGCTCGCCGCGGCGGTGCAGGTGTTGGCCGACCAGCCCGATCAGTGGGCGCTGCTCGCCCAGCATCCCGAGCTGGCCGCCAACGCGGTTCACGAGCTGATGCGTTACTACCCAATCGTTTTCGGCACCATCCGGGAAACCGTCGAAGACGTCGAGCTGGCCGGGGTGTGCATTCCCGCCGGCACCCTGGTGCTCGCCAATACCGCCGCGGCCAACCGCGACGCGAGCGTGTACGACCGGCCCGACCGCGTCGACATCACGCGTGAAGACCCGCCGGCGATGCTCACCTTCGGTGGCGGCGTGCACTTTTGCCTCGGCGCCCACCTCGCGCGCCTCGAATTGACCGAGGCACTGCGGGTGATCACCCGACGCATGCCCAACCCCCGCCGCACCGGACCGGCACCGTGGAAAGCCATCAGCGGCATCACCGGACCGACGACCCTGCCGCTGGCGTTCGATGTCGGTACTGTTCAGCCATGA